The following proteins come from a genomic window of Actinopolyspora saharensis:
- a CDS encoding ABC transporter permease yields MSEPEEGRGQHGGVAARSGGTRRLLAEVRDAVSIRTFLLIVGVLLLQLGFILSYVGAFHAPSPHRLPVRVVGPQGAAERMADRLDSLPEEPLRASAAPGESAARTELTEGGTAAVLVLRPAEQRDRLLVATAGGSAKASAIEEVLRRVQASRQRGLVVDDVVPVQEGDSRGLTGFYLVVGWTVGGYLVASLLGVSRGARPANPSRAVIRLVAVLVYAIVSGVGGAAVVGPLLGALTGHLLELWWLGALLVLAAATVTMALQVLFGVLGIGLTVLLFVVLGNPSAGGAYAPELLPGFWRAISAALPNGAGTEAVRNIVYFGAHGITVDVLVIAAYALGGAVVALVGSVVRGRRASAVGDGGAVRPA; encoded by the coding sequence GTGAGCGAACCGGAGGAGGGACGCGGACAGCACGGTGGTGTCGCCGCTCGTTCCGGTGGCACGAGACGGTTGCTCGCCGAGGTGCGGGACGCGGTCTCGATCCGCACGTTCCTGCTGATCGTCGGTGTGCTGCTGCTGCAGCTGGGATTCATCCTGTCCTACGTGGGTGCCTTCCACGCTCCGTCCCCGCACCGCTTGCCGGTGCGCGTGGTCGGCCCGCAGGGGGCCGCGGAGCGCATGGCCGACAGGCTCGACTCCCTGCCCGAGGAGCCGCTGCGCGCGAGCGCCGCCCCCGGCGAGTCCGCGGCGCGCACGGAGCTGACCGAGGGCGGCACCGCGGCCGTGCTCGTGCTGCGCCCCGCCGAGCAGCGGGACCGGTTGCTGGTGGCCACGGCGGGCGGTTCGGCCAAGGCGAGCGCGATCGAGGAGGTGCTGCGCCGGGTCCAGGCGAGCAGACAACGAGGTCTGGTGGTCGACGACGTGGTTCCCGTCCAGGAGGGCGACTCCCGCGGGCTGACCGGTTTCTACCTGGTCGTCGGGTGGACCGTCGGCGGCTACCTGGTGGCCTCGCTGTTGGGGGTCTCCCGCGGCGCCCGCCCGGCGAATCCGAGCCGCGCGGTGATCCGGCTCGTGGCCGTGCTGGTGTACGCGATCGTCTCGGGGGTGGGCGGTGCGGCCGTGGTCGGCCCGCTGCTGGGGGCGCTGACCGGCCACCTGCTCGAACTGTGGTGGCTCGGCGCGTTGCTGGTGCTGGCGGCCGCCACGGTGACGATGGCCTTGCAGGTGCTGTTCGGGGTGCTGGGGATCGGGCTGACAGTGCTGCTGTTCGTCGTGCTCGGGAATCCCAGCGCCGGGGGCGCCTACGCTCCGGAGCTGCTTCCGGGCTTCTGGCGCGCGATCAGCGCGGCGCTGCCGAACGGGGCAGGCACCGAGGCGGTCCGCAACATCGTCTACTTCGGAGCGCACGGCATCACCGTCGACGTGCTGGTCATCGCGGCCTACGCCCTGGGCGGGGCCGTCGTGGCGCTGGTCGGGTCCGTGGTGCGTGGGCGTCGCGCCTCCGCGGTGGGGGACGGCGGTGCCGTGCGTCCCGCGTGA
- a CDS encoding MBL fold metallo-hydrolase, producing MVCLPFTARVVEVIVSSTEWTQPGAHEVAAGVHRIPLPMPGDGLRAVNVYAIRNASAITLIDGGWALAESRERLAEALDGLGAGLDEVDRVLVTHVHRDHYTQAVALRAEIGCRVSLGAEEHPNLRCLTAPDSLPMGKQRAELAACGAEPVLRALNTELDKQAPLHEHHWQLPDEWLTGGDEVELADRTLRVVHTPGHTRGHVVFLDETSGLMFTGDHVLPSITPSVGLEQAPGELPLRDYLESLRAIRALPDARMLPAHGPVRDGVHSRVDELLTHHEDRLETMAATVAGGTSTAYETARALSWTRREHVLDELDPFNRTLAVLETSAHLELLVHRRRLNSRRHEGVLHYTAR from the coding sequence ATGGTATGCCTGCCGTTCACCGCTCGCGTCGTGGAGGTGATCGTGTCGAGCACGGAGTGGACGCAGCCAGGAGCGCACGAGGTCGCCGCTGGAGTGCACCGAATACCGCTGCCGATGCCCGGTGACGGGCTGCGCGCGGTCAACGTGTACGCGATCCGCAACGCCTCCGCCATCACGCTGATCGACGGCGGCTGGGCCCTCGCCGAATCACGGGAACGACTCGCCGAGGCGCTGGACGGTCTGGGCGCCGGACTCGACGAGGTGGACCGCGTGCTGGTCACCCACGTGCACCGGGACCACTACACCCAGGCCGTCGCGCTGCGCGCGGAAATCGGCTGCCGGGTTTCCCTCGGGGCGGAGGAACACCCCAACCTGCGATGCCTCACCGCACCCGACAGCCTCCCGATGGGAAAGCAGCGCGCGGAACTGGCCGCGTGCGGGGCCGAACCGGTGCTGCGAGCGCTGAACACCGAACTCGACAAGCAGGCACCGCTCCACGAGCACCACTGGCAGCTGCCCGACGAGTGGCTCACCGGAGGCGACGAGGTCGAGCTCGCCGACCGCACCCTCCGGGTGGTGCACACCCCCGGCCACACGCGGGGCCACGTGGTGTTCCTCGACGAGACCAGCGGGCTGATGTTCACCGGCGACCACGTGCTGCCGAGCATCACACCGTCCGTCGGTCTCGAACAGGCCCCCGGCGAGCTCCCGCTGCGGGACTACCTCGAATCGCTGCGCGCGATCCGCGCGCTTCCGGACGCCAGGATGCTGCCCGCGCACGGTCCCGTCCGGGACGGTGTTCACTCCCGAGTGGACGAACTGCTCACTCACCACGAGGACAGGCTCGAGACCATGGCCGCCACCGTGGCCGGGGGAACGAGCACGGCCTACGAAACCGCCCGCGCCCTGAGCTGGACCCGCCGGGAGCACGTCCTCGACGAGCTCGACCCCTTCAACCGGACGCTGGCGGTGCTGGAGACCTCGGCCCACCTCGAACTTCTGGTCCACCGGCGACGGTTGAACAGCCGGCGCCACGAGGGGGTTCTGCACTACACCGCGCGCTGA
- a CDS encoding MerR family transcriptional regulator, translating into MSGHVQIGEVAERTGLSLRTIRYYEEVGLVVPSARSQGGFRLYTEPDIERLQVIMRMKPLGFQLEEMRELVELLELPAGELSQQQRHRLAQLHEEVQQRCEKLRSRLRTAEEFAATLRQRLD; encoded by the coding sequence GTGTCCGGACATGTGCAGATCGGTGAGGTCGCCGAGCGAACCGGTCTGTCGTTGCGCACGATTCGGTATTACGAGGAAGTCGGTCTGGTGGTGCCGAGCGCGCGGAGCCAGGGCGGGTTCCGGTTGTACACCGAGCCGGACATCGAGCGGCTGCAGGTGATCATGCGGATGAAGCCGCTGGGCTTCCAGCTGGAGGAGATGCGCGAGCTGGTGGAGCTGCTCGAGCTCCCGGCCGGGGAGTTGTCCCAGCAGCAGCGCCACAGGCTGGCGCAGCTGCACGAGGAGGTGCAGCAGCGGTGCGAGAAGCTGCGCTCCCGGCTGCGCACCGCCGAGGAGTTCGCCGCGACGCTGCGGCAGCGGCTCGACTGA
- a CDS encoding SulP family inorganic anion transporter, whose protein sequence is MMSRPVLPRSRPQWLSPRVLRTEVLGGLVVALALIPEAISFSIIAGVDPRVGLFASFTMAVTISLAGGRRAMISAATGAIALVVAPVVREHGVDYLIATVILGGAIQALLGLAGVARLMRFLPRSVMVGFVNALAILIFTAQLPYLTDVPWSVYALVAAGLAVMVGLPRLTTVIPAPLVAIVTLTAITVIAGITVPTVGDQGELPHTLPMPGIPDVAPTFETLRIIGPYAVAMALVGLMESLMTAKLVDDITDEHSNKTRESWGQGLANIVTGFFGGMGGCAMIGQTMINVKSSGARTRLSTFLAGVFLLILVVALGPVVALIPMAALVGVMIMVAVGTFDWHSIHPTTLRKMPKSETAVMLATVAVTVATHNLAIGVVVGVVLATVLFAQRVAHLVSVDSVLDPDGSTKIYRVTGQLFFASSNDLVFQFDYANDPANVVIDLSQAQVWDASTVAALDAVETKYHQRGINVSITGMNESSKQRHQALAGRLGAGH, encoded by the coding sequence ATGATGTCGCGCCCCGTCCTGCCGCGTTCCCGCCCGCAGTGGCTCTCCCCCCGCGTGCTGCGCACCGAAGTACTCGGCGGCCTCGTCGTAGCGCTGGCCCTGATCCCCGAGGCCATCTCGTTCTCCATCATCGCCGGTGTGGACCCGCGGGTGGGGCTGTTCGCCTCGTTCACCATGGCCGTGACCATCTCGCTGGCGGGCGGGCGCCGCGCCATGATCTCGGCGGCCACCGGGGCGATCGCGCTGGTGGTGGCCCCTGTGGTCCGGGAGCACGGGGTGGACTACCTGATCGCCACCGTCATCCTGGGCGGAGCGATCCAGGCGCTGCTCGGCCTGGCCGGCGTGGCCCGGCTGATGCGCTTCCTGCCGCGCAGCGTGATGGTCGGCTTCGTCAACGCGCTGGCCATCCTGATCTTCACCGCCCAGCTGCCCTACCTGACCGACGTCCCCTGGAGCGTCTACGCGCTGGTCGCCGCCGGGCTGGCCGTCATGGTCGGACTGCCCCGGCTGACCACGGTGATCCCCGCCCCGCTGGTGGCCATCGTCACGCTGACCGCGATCACCGTGATCGCGGGAATCACCGTGCCCACCGTGGGTGATCAGGGCGAACTGCCGCACACCCTGCCGATGCCGGGCATTCCCGACGTCGCGCCCACCTTCGAGACGCTGCGGATCATCGGCCCGTACGCGGTGGCCATGGCCCTGGTCGGGCTCATGGAGTCGCTGATGACCGCCAAGCTCGTCGACGACATCACCGACGAGCACTCCAACAAGACCCGGGAGTCCTGGGGACAGGGGCTGGCCAACATCGTCACCGGCTTCTTCGGCGGCATGGGCGGCTGCGCCATGATCGGCCAAACCATGATCAACGTGAAGTCCAGCGGTGCCCGCACCCGGCTGTCCACCTTCCTGGCCGGAGTGTTCCTGCTGATCCTCGTCGTCGCGCTCGGCCCCGTGGTCGCGCTGATCCCCATGGCCGCCCTGGTCGGAGTCATGATCATGGTCGCGGTGGGCACCTTCGACTGGCACAGCATCCACCCCACGACGCTGCGCAAGATGCCCAAGAGCGAGACGGCGGTCATGCTGGCCACCGTCGCGGTCACCGTGGCCACCCACAACCTCGCGATCGGCGTCGTGGTCGGCGTGGTGCTGGCCACCGTCCTGTTCGCCCAGCGCGTGGCGCACCTGGTCTCCGTGGACAGCGTGCTCGACCCCGACGGCAGCACCAAGATCTACCGCGTGACCGGGCAGCTGTTCTTCGCCTCCAGCAACGACCTGGTCTTCCAGTTCGACTACGCGAACGACCCCGCCAACGTGGTCATCGACCTGTCGCAGGCCCAGGTCTGGGACGCCTCCACCGTGGCCGCGCTCGACGCCGTGGAAACCAAGTACCACCAGCGCGGCATCAACGTCTCGATCACGGGCATGAACGAGTCCAGCAAACAACGGCACCAGGCACTGGCCGGGCGACTGGGCGCGGGCCACTGA
- a CDS encoding O-acetyl-ADP-ribose deacetylase has protein sequence MRIEAERGDITQQHVDAVVNAANSTLLGGGGVDGAIHRRGGREILEACEQLRAGDYPDGLPVGAAVATTAGRLPARWVIHTVGPVYSPSEDRSHALASCHSAALRVAEELGARSVAFPAISTGVYGYPAEEAAGIAARTVRTADSAVETVRFVLFDEHTRALFAAEIGQG, from the coding sequence ATGCGGATCGAGGCGGAACGCGGCGACATCACGCAGCAGCACGTCGACGCCGTGGTCAACGCGGCGAACTCCACCCTGCTCGGTGGAGGAGGTGTCGACGGAGCCATCCACCGGCGCGGCGGGCGGGAGATCCTCGAGGCCTGCGAGCAGCTGCGCGCCGGCGACTACCCGGACGGTCTGCCGGTCGGTGCCGCGGTGGCCACCACGGCGGGCCGACTGCCCGCCCGCTGGGTGATCCACACGGTCGGCCCGGTGTACTCCCCGTCCGAGGACCGCTCGCACGCACTGGCCTCGTGCCACAGTGCCGCCCTGCGCGTGGCCGAGGAGCTCGGCGCGCGGAGCGTGGCTTTCCCGGCGATCTCCACCGGGGTGTACGGCTATCCCGCCGAGGAGGCCGCCGGGATCGCCGCACGCACCGTCCGAACGGCCGACTCGGCGGTGGAGACCGTCCGCTTCGTGCTGTTCGACGAACACACCCGGGCGCTCTTCGCCGCCGAGATCGGGCAGGGCTGA
- a CDS encoding sulfite exporter TauE/SafE family protein: protein MSIWMLLLAGTIVLGGAIVQGSVGFGMNLIAAPLLAIADPVLVPVPLLITGSAFAVLPLLRERGQADWRGVRWGLFGRVPGAVIGVAALALLPGKWLAVLIATVVLISVGLSLLTWHPTPVPGTLFTAGLFSGVFGTAAAVGGPPIALVYQHNAGPTVRSTLSAYFALGSLLSLGVLLLSGQVQGQQLLAAAALFPFALLGFLISGPLRHLLDRGRTRPALLLVAAFSAVVLLFKALA from the coding sequence GTGAGCATCTGGATGCTGCTACTGGCGGGCACGATCGTGCTCGGCGGAGCGATCGTGCAGGGATCCGTCGGCTTCGGCATGAACCTGATCGCCGCTCCACTACTGGCCATCGCCGACCCCGTTCTCGTACCGGTACCGCTGCTGATCACGGGATCGGCCTTCGCGGTGCTGCCCCTGCTGCGGGAGCGCGGACAGGCCGACTGGCGCGGAGTGCGCTGGGGACTGTTCGGACGGGTTCCCGGGGCCGTCATCGGCGTGGCGGCACTGGCGCTGCTGCCCGGCAAATGGCTGGCTGTGCTCATCGCGACGGTGGTGCTCATCTCGGTGGGCCTGTCGCTGCTGACCTGGCACCCGACCCCCGTCCCGGGAACGCTGTTCACCGCGGGCTTGTTCAGCGGGGTCTTCGGCACGGCCGCCGCCGTCGGCGGACCCCCCATAGCGCTGGTCTACCAGCACAACGCGGGCCCCACCGTGCGCAGCACGCTCAGCGCGTACTTCGCGCTGGGCTCGCTGCTCTCGCTGGGAGTGCTGCTGCTCTCCGGCCAGGTGCAGGGCCAGCAGCTGCTGGCCGCGGCTGCGCTCTTCCCGTTCGCCCTGCTCGGCTTCCTGATCTCCGGCCCGCTCCGCCACCTGCTCGACCGGGGAAGGACCCGGCCCGCCCTGCTGCTCGTGGCGGCCTTCAGCGCCGTGGTGCTGCTGTTCAAGGCGCTGGCCTGA
- a CDS encoding mycobacterial-type methylenetetrahydrofolate reductase: METIALELVPPDQDGGVESAVEEGRKVAESCRTSGLGDRIQHLMIPGLIAEDDDRPVEIKQKMDTLDFWHAVRPEIGDVKGLCTQVTAFHDKQQLTERLGNLRNAGMDGIAFVGVPRNMNDGDGPGMAPTDALAEFKELVPNRGVILIPTREGEHGRFNFKCEQGATYGMTQLLYSDSIVGFLKEFAQQTPHRPEILLSFGFVPGAESKAKLIDWLIQDPGNPVVEQEQEFVARLAEKSFEERKRQLVDLYKRVIDGVHDLGFPLSVHLEAPYGNSKPAFETFAEMLDYWSPRNA; the protein is encoded by the coding sequence ATGGAAACGATCGCACTCGAACTGGTGCCGCCGGACCAAGACGGCGGTGTGGAGAGCGCAGTTGAGGAAGGCCGCAAGGTGGCCGAGAGCTGCCGCACGTCCGGGCTCGGGGACCGCATCCAGCACCTGATGATCCCCGGTCTGATCGCCGAGGACGACGATCGGCCGGTCGAGATCAAGCAGAAGATGGACACACTCGATTTCTGGCACGCGGTGCGTCCGGAGATCGGTGATGTGAAGGGGCTGTGTACCCAGGTCACCGCTTTCCACGACAAACAACAGTTGACCGAGCGTCTCGGGAACCTGCGCAACGCCGGCATGGACGGCATCGCCTTCGTCGGGGTGCCGCGCAACATGAACGACGGCGATGGTCCCGGGATGGCCCCCACCGACGCCCTGGCCGAGTTCAAGGAGCTCGTGCCGAACCGGGGCGTGATCCTGATCCCGACTCGGGAGGGCGAGCACGGGCGGTTCAACTTCAAGTGCGAGCAGGGCGCCACCTACGGCATGACCCAGCTGCTGTACTCGGACTCCATCGTGGGCTTCCTCAAGGAGTTCGCGCAGCAGACGCCGCACCGCCCGGAGATCCTGCTCTCCTTCGGCTTCGTTCCGGGGGCCGAGAGCAAGGCCAAGCTCATCGACTGGCTCATCCAGGACCCGGGCAACCCCGTGGTCGAGCAGGAGCAGGAGTTCGTGGCCAGGCTCGCCGAGAAGTCCTTCGAAGAGCGGAAGCGTCAGCTGGTCGACCTCTACAAGCGGGTCATCGACGGGGTCCACGACCTCGGTTTCCCGCTGAGCGTGCACCTGGAGGCGCCGTACGGCAACTCCAAACCGGCTTTCGAGACCTTCGCGGAAATGCTGGACTACTGGTCTCCGCGGAACGCGTGA
- a CDS encoding formate/nitrite transporter family protein, whose protein sequence is MDQAIDRIIEKGRPRLYRTWPQLLATALVAGVEVALGVLALLTVEQSTGSSLLAGLAFSVALIALLLGHAELFTEGFLVPIVVVTARQANWRRLARFWSGTLTGNLIGGWALMLVVITAFPELHSIAVDMGGKFALAPFSPQNLCLAILAGSSITLMTRMHNGTDNDMAKVTASVLTGFLIVGTGMHHSVLDSLLIFGGIHAGADYGYLEWLGWFSWALGGNIIGGVGITTALRLIRGHARIREWRYA, encoded by the coding sequence GTGGACCAGGCCATAGATCGGATCATCGAGAAGGGGCGACCCCGTCTCTACCGAACGTGGCCTCAGCTGTTGGCGACCGCGCTGGTCGCGGGTGTGGAAGTGGCGCTGGGCGTGCTCGCCCTGCTGACCGTGGAGCAGAGCACCGGCAGTTCCCTGCTGGCGGGCCTGGCCTTCTCAGTGGCCCTGATCGCGCTGCTGCTCGGTCACGCCGAGCTGTTCACCGAAGGCTTCCTGGTTCCGATCGTGGTCGTCACGGCTCGCCAGGCCAATTGGCGACGACTGGCGCGTTTCTGGAGTGGAACCCTCACCGGAAACCTGATCGGCGGATGGGCACTGATGCTGGTGGTGATCACGGCCTTCCCCGAGCTGCACTCGATAGCCGTCGACATGGGAGGCAAGTTCGCCCTCGCGCCGTTCTCCCCGCAGAACCTGTGCCTGGCGATCCTGGCCGGCAGTTCCATCACCCTGATGACCAGGATGCACAACGGAACCGACAACGACATGGCCAAGGTCACCGCCAGCGTGCTGACCGGATTCCTCATCGTGGGCACCGGCATGCACCACTCGGTGCTGGACAGCCTGCTGATCTTCGGGGGGATCCACGCGGGAGCCGACTACGGCTACCTGGAGTGGCTCGGCTGGTTCAGTTGGGCCCTCGGCGGCAACATCATCGGCGGGGTGGGGATCACCACCGCGCTGCGGTTGATCCGGGGGCACGCGCGCATCCGGGAATGGCGCTACGCCTGA
- a CDS encoding class I SAM-dependent methyltransferase codes for MRLSRSRPRPDSISPTAHYTGYVWARNGLGDGALATARGKWYYRALQPAMALSRMAGGPVLEDFLLARHRVIDHLLSAAIDAGQVDGVLELASGMSPRGHGFARRHGSAIDYVETDLPDMAARKRRALDRIGSLGPHHRVESLDVLRGHGGNDLLALAGQLTSAKGLAVISEGLLNYLPTDAVRTLWSRVLAVLGRFDTGLYLSDLHVAEDNRGPVDALGAMLLGRFVGTGLHFHFTIPEEAEKALSATGFDPVRLHLPSAFAERVPDANRPAADRVRVISAGAPRR; via the coding sequence ATGCGCCTTTCGCGAAGTCGCCCGCGACCGGACTCGATCAGCCCCACAGCGCACTACACCGGCTACGTCTGGGCCCGGAACGGGCTCGGCGACGGCGCGCTGGCCACCGCGCGGGGAAAGTGGTACTACCGGGCGCTGCAACCGGCCATGGCGCTCAGCCGGATGGCCGGCGGGCCGGTGCTGGAGGACTTCCTGCTGGCCCGGCACAGGGTGATCGACCACCTGCTGTCGGCGGCCATCGACGCGGGGCAGGTCGACGGGGTGCTCGAGCTCGCCTCGGGAATGTCGCCGCGCGGTCACGGGTTCGCCCGCCGCCACGGCTCGGCGATCGACTACGTCGAAACCGACCTTCCGGACATGGCCGCCCGCAAGCGCCGGGCCCTCGACCGGATCGGCTCGCTCGGACCGCACCACCGCGTCGAATCCCTCGACGTCCTGCGCGGGCACGGCGGCAACGATCTGCTCGCGCTGGCCGGGCAGCTCACGTCCGCCAAGGGGCTGGCCGTGATCAGCGAGGGCCTGCTCAACTACCTGCCCACCGACGCGGTGCGCACGCTGTGGTCGCGCGTGCTGGCGGTGCTGGGCCGGTTCGACACGGGACTGTACCTGTCCGATCTGCACGTGGCCGAGGACAACCGCGGACCGGTGGACGCCCTCGGAGCCATGCTGCTCGGCAGGTTCGTCGGCACCGGGCTGCACTTCCACTTCACGATCCCGGAGGAGGCCGAGAAGGCGCTGAGCGCGACGGGTTTCGACCCGGTGCGGCTGCACCTGCCCTCCGCGTTCGCCGAGCGGGTCCCGGACGCGAACCGCCCCGCCGCCGATCGGGTACGTGTGATCTCGGCCGGCGCGCCGCGCCGCTGA
- a CDS encoding sirohydrochlorin chelatase, with protein sequence MSGDVAFSGGAGTHHADQRARNCSGGSRAPSLLLVAHGSRDPRGGRTVERLTAAASEALGVTGRMANVDVTGPTVAEALDGLAGPVVAVPAFLASGYHVRTDLPAQLEQHGRTDVTVTEPLGPAEKLAEVMLRRLEQAGRRPGDPVVFAAAGSADAGALAEVEGMAASLGRLVHPEGKALEPTYITATRPRAAEVCAAGGHGPRTFLAPYLLAPGLFHRWLTEMPSAGVAAPLGNDREVVRLITRRYRSALPTGG encoded by the coding sequence GTGAGCGGAGACGTCGCGTTCTCCGGCGGGGCAGGCACCCACCATGCGGACCAGCGGGCGAGGAACTGCTCGGGCGGGTCCCGAGCACCCTCCCTGCTGCTGGTGGCCCACGGCAGTCGTGACCCGCGTGGCGGCAGGACCGTCGAACGGTTAACCGCGGCGGCGAGCGAGGCCCTCGGGGTCACCGGCCGGATGGCCAACGTCGACGTGACCGGTCCGACCGTGGCCGAGGCCCTGGACGGTCTCGCCGGTCCCGTCGTGGCCGTGCCCGCCTTCCTCGCCTCCGGCTACCACGTGCGCACGGATCTGCCCGCCCAGCTGGAGCAGCACGGCAGGACCGACGTGACCGTGACCGAGCCGCTGGGCCCCGCGGAGAAGCTGGCCGAGGTGATGCTGCGCAGACTCGAGCAGGCCGGTCGCCGCCCCGGGGACCCCGTGGTGTTCGCCGCGGCCGGTTCCGCCGACGCCGGGGCGCTGGCCGAGGTGGAAGGCATGGCCGCGAGTCTGGGGCGGCTGGTCCACCCCGAGGGCAAGGCACTGGAACCGACCTACATCACCGCCACGCGACCGCGCGCGGCGGAGGTGTGCGCGGCAGGTGGCCACGGCCCCCGGACGTTCCTGGCGCCCTACCTGCTGGCCCCCGGGCTCTTCCACCGCTGGCTCACCGAGATGCCCAGCGCGGGGGTGGCCGCGCCCCTCGGGAACGACCGCGAGGTCGTGCGGCTGATAACGCGCCGGTACCGTTCCGCGCTGCCCACCGGCGGGTGA
- the nirD gene encoding nitrite reductase small subunit NirD, whose protein sequence is MNWQRICSESDLPTEFGVAALVDGHTVAVFRTATDEVYALGNVDPFSGAGVISRGIVGDREGEPTVSSPMHKQAFSLRSGQCLDEPETRLPTYPVRRQNAAIEIATS, encoded by the coding sequence GTGAACTGGCAACGGATCTGTTCCGAATCCGACCTTCCCACCGAGTTCGGCGTCGCCGCTCTGGTGGACGGGCACACCGTGGCCGTGTTCCGCACGGCCACCGACGAGGTGTACGCGTTGGGCAATGTGGACCCGTTCAGCGGAGCGGGGGTGATCAGCCGCGGCATCGTCGGCGACCGGGAGGGCGAACCCACGGTCTCCTCCCCCATGCACAAGCAGGCCTTCTCGCTGCGCAGCGGGCAGTGTCTGGACGAGCCGGAGACGCGGTTGCCCACCTATCCGGTGCGGCGCCAGAACGCGGCGATCGAGATCGCGACATCGTGA